The proteins below come from a single Tachypleus tridentatus isolate NWPU-2018 chromosome 13, ASM421037v1, whole genome shotgun sequence genomic window:
- the LOC143238171 gene encoding uncharacterized protein LOC143238171: MLLGITFIGIYLTLRTYTSSLQFFETVPTYVPAVVLIITGLMVMCFAKRRNRYAYLIKLAGGCCLICALLCVVITVTTTVVHMNRLQTLHKCVYTPMAKTCTCVSAIPDPGASSETPRFVFNNTPNCDVVHGSLSTSLRVLFGLSVIGILICIFSSMLVYQLLSHEKKKIYWEQLELRRRFIYARHANHPLCSCYEDLYPWLPWEMLDYRFHSAQHLNSTPLTREESPPQVTHVLANSAQRISGGQQHTNWRWLPWPWRNATNRILNTRGCTSNMRSSFIRRLISREIWREDTTSPSTSTPQESPLRPDSPQASPWRNSTGHMFRPHVCSTAAQERVGAYSRSTGSTRPLVTHRRTRSNDGIFHHLQINSSARYSPSFAPTENFEIPRHMWGPPPPYSHPPSNENFSGLQFGLGNMRQNAFTHEQESSLGISPNTTVVTVESQVHEPETNGAASSCSKISTPLSERKLMCHFSSSDGITLTINNNLLNICNNDDPELDEDKQDNSCIVEVHVPYIVQKDDIIFNTLPTRSSKKKDTNLFKSLSNIPLCLSKKLNEMNQEKHPSNNLSMIESYCEIKDVLQHSMEDLSKFQEIKNAICDKLTYKTFSERDMYDEDSQNFSSATDPSPSSLSFQATFIEHPSDFKSSIMIATSPSTPVTENVALNDKMYAQSMPNLSLSNSPTAASILLQAPSSDNTSTSQDFADFDLDEDSSPLNFDSLSSDATSAPSLPEDEQHFYGSNQLLFNHQDIPKDEHNFHCDESRLPEGTECKFSGSSTAVAPGYMLPVDKSQTSTRETSEQQDYLSCPESEAICEDRGCSNHDSIEPKYSSTDIRSPSQSVPARSENTPILFRESFMVTIKSVNV, from the exons ATGCTGTTGGGGATAACCTTCATTGGTATCTATCTCACCCTTCGAACCTACACTTCATCTTTACAGTTCTTTGAAACGGTTCCAACGTATGTTCCAGCAGTGGTG CTTATAATTACAGGACTAATGGTGATGTGTTTTGCCAAAAGAAGAAATCGATATGCTTATTTG ATCAAACTGGCAGGAGGGTGTTGCTTGATTTGTGCTCTCTTGTGTGTGGTCATCACAGTGACAACAACAGTTGTTCACATGAACAGACTGCAGACCCTTCATAAATGTGTTTACACTCCTATGGCTAAAACTTGTACTTGCGTGTCAGCAATACCAGATCCTGGTGCATCATCAG AAACTCCTCgatttgttttcaacaatactCCCAATTGTGATGTTGTCCATGGTAGCCTGTCAACAAGCTTACGAGTTTTGTTCGGCCTCTCTGTTATTGGTATTTTAATCTGTATTTTCTCCTCCATGTTAGTCTACCAGCTTCTGAGCcatgagaagaaaaaaatttattGGGAACAG TTGGAGTTAAGAAGAAGGTTCATCTATGCCCGCCATGCAAATCATCCACTTTGTAGCTGTTATGAGGACCTGTATCCCTGGCTTCCATGGGAGATGTTGGATTATCGTTTCCATAGTGCTCAACATTTGAACTCTACTCCTCTCACCAGAGAAGAATCTCCTCCCCAAGTAACCCACGTACTGGCAAACAGTGCACAAAGGATAAGCGGTGGTCAGCAACACACTAATTGGAGATGGCTTCCCTGGCCTTGGCGTAATGCTACTAACAGAATTCTCAACACCCGAGGTTGTACTAGCAACATGAGAAGTAGTTTTATTAGAAGATTAATTTCTAGAGAAATATGGAGGGAGGACACAACTTCTCCTTCAACATCCACCCCACAAGAGTCTCCCCTACGACCAGATTCTCCCCAGGCATCTCCATGGAGAAACAGTACTGGCCACATGTTTCGTCCTCACGTATGTTCTACAGCAGCTCAAGAACGTGTTGGTGCCTATTCCAGATCAACAGGTTCAACTAGACCATTAGTCACACACAGAAGAACTCGCTCTAATGATGGCATTTTTCACCATTTACAAATCAATTCTTCAGCTCGATATAGCCCTTCTTTTGCCCCGACTGAAAATTTCGAAATCCCTCGACACATGTGGGGCCCACCACCTCCTTATTCTCATCCACCTTCTAATGAAAACTTTTCAGGTTTACAGTTTGGTTTGGGGAACATGAGACAAAATGCTTTCACACATGAACAAGAATCCAGCTTAGGTATATCTCCAAATACTACAGTTGTGACTGTGGAATCTCAAGTACATGAACCAGAAACAAATGGTGCTGCATCCAGTTGCTCCAAAATAAGCACACCTTTGTCAGAAAGGAAGTTAATGTGTCACTTTTCTTCTTCTGATGGAATCACTCTgacaataaataacaatttacTGAATATCTGCAACAATGATGATCCTGAACTGGATGAAGATAAACAAGATAATTCCTGCATTGTCGAAGTGCATGTACCTTACATTGTTCAAAAAGATGACATAATATTTAACACCCTACCAACCAGAAGTTCAAAGAAAAAAGACACAAATCTATTTAAATCGTTATCTAATATTCCCTTGTGCTTATCAAAGAAACTTAATGAAATGAATCAAGAAAAACATCCCTCTAATAACCTTTCCATGATTGAGTCATACTGTGAAATTAAGGATGTCTTGCAACATTCCATGGAGGACCTCTCCAAGTTTCAGGAGATAAAGAATGCAATCTGTGATAAATTAacgtataaaacattttctgaaagaGACATGTATGATGAAGACAGCCAAAATTTCTCCTCTGCAACAGATCCTTCTCCATCTTCCTTAAGTTTCCAAGCAACCTTTATAGAACACCCTTCAGACTTTAAGTCTAGTATCATGATAGCTACTAGTCCTTCTACTCCAGTTACTGAGAATGTAGCTCTTAATGATAAAATGTATGCCCAATCCATGCCAAACCTAAGCCTCTCCAACTCTCCAACAGCTGCAAGTATACTGCTTCAAGCACCTTCTAGTGATAATACTTCGACCTCTCAAGATTTTGCAGATTTTGATTTAGATGAAGATAGTAGCCCTCTGAATTTTGATAGCCTTTCTTCTGATGCAACTTCTGCACCATCCCTTCCAGAAGATGAGCAACACTTTTATGGAAGTAACCAGTTGTTGTTCAACCATCAGGACATTCCTAAAGATGAGCACAATTTTCACTGTGATGAATCTCGACTACCTGAAGGAACTGAGTGCAAATTTTCAGGTTCATCAACAGCTGTAGCACCTGGTTACATGCTTCCAGTAGACAAAAGTCAAACGTCCACAAGGGAGACTTCTGAACAACAAGATTATCTTTCATGCCCAGAGTCTGAAGCTATCTGTGAAGACAGAGGCTGCTCCAATCATGACTCAATTGAACCAAAGTACTCATCTACAGATATTAGATCTCCTTCTCAAAGTGTTCCTGCTCGCAGTGAAAATACTCCAATCTTGTTTAGAGAGAGTTTTATGGTAACAATCAAAAGCGTGaatgtgtaa